One genomic region from Entelurus aequoreus isolate RoL-2023_Sb linkage group LG14, RoL_Eaeq_v1.1, whole genome shotgun sequence encodes:
- the LOC133665105 gene encoding uncharacterized protein LOC133665105 isoform X1 — translation MASRGGKTPQQGIKAHFTRHSKTTTTNSGTSLASPASSSVAAKEANAGSMTAASLPPEMESLHRLMTASMENIIAPLKRTMDEVKIIVEDQGKRIVDLEENATQLTERVTALEAICEQLLTQNESLNERMEDASNRSRRCNLRVTNVLPSPGERNDCVQFMQNFFATVLGDVFTEPPILDRAHRIGQENPGPNPRPRVMIVRFHYFQDKMRALRADRSLLQWKGQKIMLYPDYAPATVKLRATFTKTADEAQRFYDRRIARLPDMERNTTTKPARRGRATTQERGDTGREREEENGAGLGNEEDGTHGKNGPGGEDEAMGGISVEGEYNDEVNDGEEEDGGSGSESGDNMGALDENDGTE, via the exons ATGGCTTCGCGGGGCGGCAAAACTCCACAGCAGGGGATAAAGGCGCACTTTACTCGGCATAGTAAAACTACCACTACAAACAGTGGGACTAGCTTAGCCTCTCCAGCTAGTAGCTCTGTAGCTGCTAAAGAGGCTAATGCTGGTAGCATGACCGCAGCCAGCCTACCCCCAGAAATGGAGAGCCTACACCGACTCATGACCGCGTCAATGGAGAATATAATAGCTCCGCTGAAGAGGACCATGGATGAAGTGAAGATAATTGTGGAGGATCAAGGCAAAAGGATCGTCGACTTGGAAGAAAACGCAACGCAGCTAACTGAACGAGTCACCGCTCTTGAGGCTATATGTGAGCAGCTCTTGACCCAGAACGAGTCACTGAACGAACGCATGGAAGACGCCTCTAACAGGTCTAGACGCTGCAACCTGCGCGTCACGAACGTACTACCGAGTCCTGGGGAAAGGAACGACTGTGTTCAATTCATGCAAAACTTTTTTGCCACAGTACTTGGGGACGTGTTCACCGAGCCACCCATACTAGACAGAGCGCACAGGATCGGTCAGGAAAATCCGGGGCCCAACCCGAGGCCTAGAGTGATGATTGTCCGCTTCCATTACTTTCAGGACAAGATGCGTGCACTACGGGCAGACAGGAGCCTGCTACAATGGAAGGGACAGAAAATTATGCTCTATCCAGATTATGCGCCAGCTACTGTGAAACTTCGTGCCACATTCACCAAG ACCGCTGATGAAGCACAACGATTCTATGACCGGCGTATAGCCAGACTCCCGGACATGGAGAGAAACACAACTACCAAACCAGCGAGAAGAGGGCGCGCCACCACCCAGGAGAGAGGCGACACCGGCCGGGAGAGAGAGGAGGAGAACGGCGCTGGACTAGGCAACGAAGAGGATGGAACGCACGGGAAGAACGGTCCGGGAGGAGAGGACGAGGCGATGGGAGGCATCAGCGTGGAAGGAGAATATAACGACGAGGTGAACGACGGCGAAGAAGAAGACGGCGGCAGCGGCAGCGAGTCCGGAGACAACATGGGGGCTCTGGACGAGAATGACGGTACTGAGTAG
- the LOC133665103 gene encoding kelch-like protein 40a, translating into MATLTIDPTEEPRMYQQTLLQDGLCDLLENDKFVDCILKIQEREFPCHRLVLAASSPFFKAMFLSELEESKKREIVLKDVEPGIMGLILRYLYTSDITLTEQNVQDIFMVANMYQIPSIFSVCVSYLQEKLVLGNCLAIFRLGLLLDCPRLALTAQEFICERYQVVIRDQDFLQLAATELALILSSDSLNVEREEAVFESLMDWVRHDEKTRVQELPKLLHCVRFRLMPLDYFKEKVECHQLIQLNQDIKKELDLVKDAHKGCLPKPKKEKVPGSEGSEEDKEDEESFLPGILNNNPRFGMFELDLILMISETGTVAYEPVGNECFVVSETTEIPKNHCSLVTKQNQVFVVGGILYNEENKDEPFSSYFLQFDPVSSEWLGMPSQPNPRCLFGMTEVDNSIFVVGGKEVKEGEHGLDSVMIYDRQSFKWGESDPLPYVVYGHGTVSHKGLVYVIGGKSASKKCTRRVCVYNPTKFEWTDLAPLKTARSLFGVAVHRDQIVVVTGVTDKGLTGSAEVYDIASNTWSEFTEFPQERSSLSLLSMRGSLYAVGGFAMMPSETSQAPVPTELTDFWRYDEATKCWIGILRELSFAEGASVLPVRLNTLRLSKL; encoded by the exons ATGGCTACCCTGACCATAGACCCGACGGAGGAGCCACGGATGTACCAGCAAACCCTGCTTCAAGACGGTCTGTGCGACCTTTTGGAGAATGACAAGTTTGTGGATTGTATTCTGAAAATCCAGGAGAGGGAGTTCCCGTGCCACCGCTTGGTTTTGGCAGCCAGTAGTCCCTTCTTCAAGGCAATGTTCTTGTCTGAGCTGGAGGAGAGCAAAAAGCGGGAGATAGTCCTCAAAGATGTGGAGCCTGGCATTATGGGACTGATCCTACGCTACCTTTACACGTCTGACATCACTCTCACAGAACAGAACGTCCAGGACATCTTCATGGTCGCTAACATGTACCAGATCCCGTCCATTTTCTCGGTTTGCGTGTCGTATCTCCAAGAGAAGCTGGTGTTAGGAAACTGCTTGGCTATCTTCAGGCTGGGGCTGCTACTGGACTGCCCCAGGCTCGCTTTGACTGCTCAGGAGTTCATCTGTGAACGCTACCAGGTTGTCATCAGAGACCAGGACTTCCTGCAGCTCGCCGCGACAGAACTGGCCCTCATCCTCAGCTCCGACTCCCTTAACGTGGAGCGCGAAGAAGCGGTCTTTGAATCGCTGATGGACTGGGTGAGACACGATGAGAAAACGCGAGTACAGGAACTGCCAAAATTGTTGCACTGCGTCCGCTTTAGATTGATGCCTTTGGACTACTTTAAAGAAAAAGTGGAATGTCATCAGTTGATCCAGTTGAACCAGGACATCAAGAAGGAGTTGGATCTGGTCAAGGATGCTCATAAAGGTTGTCTACCAAAGCCCAAGAAGGAAAAAGTACCGGGCAGTGAAGGAAGTGAGGAGGATAAGGAAGATGAGGAGAGTTTTCTGCCGGGAATTCTCAACAACAACCCTCGCTTTGGGATGTTTGAACTGGACTTGATACTCATGATCAGTGAAACAGGGACTGTGGCTTATGAACCGGTAGGAAACGAGTGCTTCGTGGTGTCAGAGACCACAGAAATTCCAAAGAATCACTGTAGCTTGGTTACCAAACAAAACCAGGTGTTTGTCGTGGGCGGGATTCTCTACAACGAGGAAAACAAAGACGAACCCTTCAGCTCTTACTTCTTGCAG TTTGACCCAGTGAGTTCGGAATGGCTCGGGATGCCCTCACAACCAAACCCTCGCTGCTTGTTTGGGATGACCGAAGTGGACAACTCCATCTTTGTTGTCGGAGGCAAGGAAGTGAAGGAAGGAGAGCACGGCCTGGACTCAGTCATGATCTATGACCGGCA GTCTTTCAAATGGGGCGAGTCGGACCCCCTGCCGTATGTTGTGTACGGTCACGGAACTGTATCGCACAAAGGCCTTGTCTACGTCATCGGCGGGAAATCGGCGAGCAA GAAGTGCACAAGGAGGGTCTGTGTCTACAACCCGACTAAGTTTGAGTGGACGGACTTGGCTCCGCTGAAGACGGCCCGCTCCCTGTTTGGCGTCGCCGTCCACCGGGACCAGATCGTCGTGGTGACCGGGGTGACGGACAAAGGCCTCACCGGCTCTGCAGAGGTCTACGACATCGCCAGTAACAC GTGGTCTGAGTTCACAGAGTTCCCCCAGGAGCGCAGTTCTCTCAGTCTGTTGTCCATGAGGGGCTCCCTGTATGCCGTCGGGGGCTTCGCTATGATGCCCAGTGAAACCAGTCAGGCGCCAGTCCCGACTGAGTTGACCGACTTCTGGAG GTATGACGAGGCAACAAAGTGCTGGATTGGGATTCTACGCGAGCTAAGCTTCGCGGAGGGAGCCAGCGTTCTTCCCGTGCGTCTCAACACGCTGCGCCTCAGCAAGTTGTAA
- the LOC133665105 gene encoding uncharacterized protein LOC133665105 isoform X2 — protein MASRGGKTPQQGIKAHFTRHSKTTTTNSGTSLASPASSSVAAKEANAGSMTAASLPPEMESLHRLMTASMENIIAPLKRTMDEVKIIVEDQGKRIVDLEENATQLTERVTALEAICEQLLTQNESLNERMEDASNRSRRCNLRVTNVLPSPGERNDCVQFMQNFFATVLGDVFTEPPILDRAHRIGQDACTTGRQEPATMEGTENYALSRLCASYCETSCHIHQARLPDMERNTTTKPARRGRATTQERGDTGREREEENGAGLGNEEDGTHGKNGPGGEDEAMGGISVEGEYNDEVNDGEEEDGGSGSESGDNMGALDENDGTE, from the exons ATGGCTTCGCGGGGCGGCAAAACTCCACAGCAGGGGATAAAGGCGCACTTTACTCGGCATAGTAAAACTACCACTACAAACAGTGGGACTAGCTTAGCCTCTCCAGCTAGTAGCTCTGTAGCTGCTAAAGAGGCTAATGCTGGTAGCATGACCGCAGCCAGCCTACCCCCAGAAATGGAGAGCCTACACCGACTCATGACCGCGTCAATGGAGAATATAATAGCTCCGCTGAAGAGGACCATGGATGAAGTGAAGATAATTGTGGAGGATCAAGGCAAAAGGATCGTCGACTTGGAAGAAAACGCAACGCAGCTAACTGAACGAGTCACCGCTCTTGAGGCTATATGTGAGCAGCTCTTGACCCAGAACGAGTCACTGAACGAACGCATGGAAGACGCCTCTAACAGGTCTAGACGCTGCAACCTGCGCGTCACGAACGTACTACCGAGTCCTGGGGAAAGGAACGACTGTGTTCAATTCATGCAAAACTTTTTTGCCACAGTACTTGGGGACGTGTTCACCGAGCCACCCATACTAGACAGAGCGCACAGGATCG GACAAGATGCGTGCACTACGGGCAGACAGGAGCCTGCTACAATGGAAGGGACAGAAAATTATGCTCTATCCAGATTATGCGCCAGCTACTGTGAAACTTCGTGCCACATTCACCAAG CCAGACTCCCGGACATGGAGAGAAACACAACTACCAAACCAGCGAGAAGAGGGCGCGCCACCACCCAGGAGAGAGGCGACACCGGCCGGGAGAGAGAGGAGGAGAACGGCGCTGGACTAGGCAACGAAGAGGATGGAACGCACGGGAAGAACGGTCCGGGAGGAGAGGACGAGGCGATGGGAGGCATCAGCGTGGAAGGAGAATATAACGACGAGGTGAACGACGGCGAAGAAGAAGACGGCGGCAGCGGCAGCGAGTCCGGAGACAACATGGGGGCTCTGGACGAGAATGACGGTACTGAGTAG